A portion of the Pangasianodon hypophthalmus isolate fPanHyp1 chromosome 20, fPanHyp1.pri, whole genome shotgun sequence genome contains these proteins:
- the terf2ip gene encoding telomeric repeat-binding factor 2-interacting protein 1, giving the protein MSVIKKESSATSAVLFLNVKGEPMRFFIRPGPTKVQLQPLISNGGGVLCRTQEPNAILLADPGDITPAVQGAGHFYISTQYIHDCVAQNQQLDIESYRFSNLQPVQTRAASRKQRGTGRMGYSLEDDTAILNFISKHQKEAKGNRIWQQMERQRITSHSWQSMKDRFLKHLQHKLEQKTPEHKKKVSPLKESSSSEDNISQPTPKKTPRKKAVVVSSSDSDATQISHEHEGGTREQPDLQPSPEEISSPEDPVSEKRQTDEVRKECDGDESVPEEERQHDIEQAEVSPKRARTDTDSPTENTSSGPNDQLSTTSEKQNSNSRKSSAPSGRKLGILERAAREFEDSQAIDGSQGDQPLSQASPINASDTDESQIMAARERALREQEVNPEHPNDAEEPAPATQSHRSTPGPDDDDPGPSSAALPITSNAHMFLFQQESQEELSQPSEEDQLSQSLLETKQHVVRLMQESKKDLVEVMKALLKASGDVTLALSYLLEGYDPEVHGPIWTRHDDEMLLSADSLECERLHEKYGVERVSKRAAFLKADL; this is encoded by the exons ATGTCAGTTATTAAAAAGGAATCTTCTGCCACATCGGCAGTCTTATTCCTGAATGTTAAAGGTGAACCTATGCGCTTCTTTATAAGACCCGGTCCCACCAAAGTGCAGCTTCAGCCTTTAATATCGAACGGTGGAGGCGTGCTTTGTCGGACCCAGGAGCCGAACGCCATTTTGTTAGCGGATCCGGGTGACATCACTCCTGCTGTTCAAGGTGCCGGCCATTTTTACATCTCCACTCAGTACATTCACGACTGTGTGGCGCAGAACCAGCAGTTAGACATCGAAAGCTACAGGTTCAGCAATTTACAGCCCGTCCAGACGAGGGCCGCATCACGGAAACAGCGAGGTACGGGACGCATGGGTTACTCTCTTGAAGATGACACGGCCATCTTGAATTTCATCAGCAAGCATCAGAAAGAAGCAAAAGGCAACCGGATCTGGCAGCAAATGGAGCGTCAGCGCATCACCAGTCATAGCTGGCAGTCCATGAAGGACCGATTTCTAAAGCACCTGCAGCATAAGCTGGAGCAGAAAACCCCTGAGCATAAAAAGAAAGTTAGCCCGTTGAAAGAGAGCTCATCTTCTGAGGATAATATCTCTCAGCCAACGCCAAAGAAGACGCCCAGAAAGAAAGCGGTGGTAGTTTCATCTTCTGATTCAGACGCCACACAGATCAGCCATGAGCATGAGGGAGGAACAAGAGAACAACCAGACCTCCAACCTTCACCTGAAGAAATCAGCAGTCCTGAAGATCCCGTCTCAGAAAAGAGGCAGACAGATGAAGTGAGGAAAGAGTGTGATGGTGATGAGTCAGTGCCTGAGGAGGAGCGACAGCACGACATCGAGCAGGCTGAAGTCTCACCCAAAAGAGCCAGAACGGACACGGACTCACCGACGGAGAACACGTCATCCG gACCGAATGATCAGTTGTCGACTACCAGCGAGAAGCAAAACAGTAACAGTCGCAAATCCTCTGCACCCTCTGGGAGGAAGCTCGGCATACTCGAGAGAGCTGCCAGAGAATTTGAAGACTCTCAAGCG attgATGGAAGTCAGGGAGACCAGCCTCTGAGTCAGGCATCACCCATTAATGCCTCAGATACAGATGAGTCTCAGATCATGGCAGCGCGTGAAAGAGCTTTAAGGGAACAGGAAGTGAATCCCGAGCATCCTAATGACGCAGAAGAGCCTGCACCAGCTACCCAAAGCCACAGGAGCACCCCAGGGCCAGACGACGATGACCCGGGTCCCAGCAGTGCCGCTCTACCCATAACGTCCAACGCTCACATGTTCCTCTTCCAGCAGGAGTCCCAGGAGGAGCTCAGCCAGCCGTCTGAGGAAGATCAGCTCTCGCAGAGTCTGTTAGAGACAAAGCAACATGTAGTTAGGTTGATGCAGGAATCTAAGAAAGACTTGGTTGAGGTCATGAAGGCGCTGCTCAAGGCCAGCGGTGATGTCACTTTGGCGCTGTCGTATTTGCTTGAAGGATATGATCCTGAAGTCCACGGGCCCATCTGGACTCGGCACGATGACGAAATGCTTCTTTCAGCCGATTCACTCGAGTGTGAGAGACTTCACGAGAAATACGGAGTCGAGAGAGTGTCCAAGAGAGCAGCTTTTCTGAAAGCAGACTtgtag